A region of Haloplanus sp. XH21 DNA encodes the following proteins:
- a CDS encoding HAD family hydrolase — MQTDHDTVVYDLDGTLVRLAVNWNAAARDATATFADAGVAVDDADLWSLFEMAPEYGVAEELEATLAAHEHRGAERSFRLPLADYVANHGAPIGVCSLNAEAACRRALDRHDLSSHVDAVVGRDSLTTRKPDPEPLLTTIARLGGDPDAALFVGDSESDAVTADRAGVAFAHVADVVRDIAQS, encoded by the coding sequence GTGCAGACCGACCACGACACCGTGGTGTACGACCTCGACGGGACGCTCGTCCGCCTGGCGGTCAACTGGAACGCGGCCGCCCGGGACGCGACGGCGACGTTCGCCGACGCGGGGGTCGCCGTCGACGACGCGGACCTCTGGTCGCTGTTCGAGATGGCGCCCGAGTACGGGGTGGCCGAGGAACTGGAGGCGACGCTCGCCGCTCACGAACACCGGGGCGCGGAGCGGTCGTTCCGTCTCCCTCTCGCCGACTATGTGGCCAACCACGGTGCCCCCATCGGCGTCTGCTCGCTCAACGCCGAGGCGGCGTGTCGGCGGGCGCTGGACCGCCACGACCTGTCGTCGCACGTCGACGCCGTTGTCGGGCGGGACTCGCTGACAACGCGAAAACCCGACCCCGAACCCCTGCTGACGACGATCGCCCGTCTCGGCGGCGACCCCGACGCGGCGCTGTTCGTTGGCGACTCCGAGAGCGACGCCGTGACCGCCGACCGGGCGGGCGTCGCGTTCGCACACGTCGCCGATGTCGTCCGGGACATCGCGCAGTCGTAG
- the cysE gene encoding serine O-acetyltransferase, with translation MFARGERLLAAARRRVSEDVAAVRERDPAAGSLLVLLTCYPGLHALWTYRIAHLLWTGGHQTAARLLSQFARLLTGVEIHPAADIGRRCVIDHGIGVVIGSTAEIGDDVLIYHGITLGNRVPRDGKRHPTIGDEVMLGANATVLGPIEVGDGATVGAAAVVVRPVAPGVTVVGNPARPAGTTPLADEQDADGAERIDRIVCDGGEQD, from the coding sequence ATGTTCGCGCGCGGTGAGCGCCTGCTCGCGGCCGCCCGCCGCCGCGTGAGCGAGGACGTGGCCGCCGTCCGCGAACGCGACCCCGCTGCGGGGAGTCTGCTCGTGTTGCTCACCTGTTATCCCGGTCTGCACGCGCTGTGGACCTACCGGATCGCCCACCTGCTCTGGACGGGTGGCCACCAGACGGCCGCGCGCTTGCTGTCGCAGTTCGCCCGGCTGCTGACCGGCGTCGAGATTCATCCCGCCGCCGACATCGGCCGACGCTGTGTCATCGACCACGGCATCGGCGTCGTGATCGGGTCGACCGCCGAAATCGGCGACGACGTGCTCATCTACCACGGCATCACCCTCGGCAACCGCGTTCCGCGGGATGGCAAACGCCACCCCACCATCGGCGACGAGGTGATGCTCGGCGCGAACGCGACAGTGCTCGGCCCGATCGAGGTCGGCGACGGCGCGACCGTCGGCGCCGCCGCCGTCGTGGTTCGGCCGGTCGCGCCCGGCGTCACCGTCGTCGGGAACCCGGCACGACCCGCCGGCACGACGCCCCTCGCCGACGAGCAAGACGCCGACGGGGCCGAGCGGATCGATCGCATCGTCTGTGACGGCGGCGAGCAGGACTGA
- a CDS encoding alanyl-tRNA editing protein, translating into MQTLAPAEPDVREFEATVDAVDGRSVALDRTYFYAESGGQPADRGTIGGVPVADVQTDGDAVVHRLADDPAFAPGDTVAGVVADDFRTYCTRAHTASHLLYGAGRRLFDDLGYGGFGIDDEKVRVDFATSTDIDDGVLAELERLTNRAVWDSRPVSWESVPVDEALARDDVAFNTQTEEGVMADADTVRLVDIEGWDVAACGGTHVTNTREIGPVEVVDRSNPGEGLTRVEFAVGPPAVDRRAEVRRATLGAARELGTRIAALDDAVADLRAERDQLATECERYKTEVLDARLAGLPTVDRDGAVWTVGTVADFGPNEVGDAVQERVGERSDVVAVVGEGGAPFVAVATAGEASADAGDIVDAVTGAFGGGGGGGPSFAQGGGLDADADTVVAALRENKV; encoded by the coding sequence ATGCAGACGCTCGCACCCGCGGAACCCGATGTCCGGGAGTTCGAAGCCACCGTCGACGCGGTCGACGGCCGATCGGTGGCCCTCGACCGAACCTACTTCTACGCCGAGAGCGGCGGCCAACCCGCCGACCGTGGAACGATCGGTGGCGTTCCCGTCGCGGACGTACAGACCGACGGCGACGCCGTGGTCCACCGCTTGGCCGACGATCCCGCGTTCGCGCCCGGCGACACCGTCGCCGGCGTCGTCGCCGACGACTTCCGCACCTACTGTACCCGCGCCCACACCGCTAGTCACCTGCTCTACGGCGCGGGGCGTCGACTGTTCGATGACCTGGGCTACGGCGGGTTCGGCATCGACGACGAGAAGGTCCGCGTCGATTTCGCTACCTCGACCGACATCGACGACGGAGTGCTCGCCGAACTCGAACGCCTGACCAACCGCGCAGTGTGGGACTCCCGCCCCGTCTCGTGGGAGTCGGTCCCCGTCGACGAGGCGCTCGCCCGCGACGACGTGGCGTTCAACACGCAGACCGAGGAGGGCGTGATGGCCGACGCCGACACCGTCCGTCTCGTGGATATCGAGGGCTGGGACGTGGCTGCCTGTGGCGGCACACACGTCACGAACACCCGCGAAATCGGGCCGGTCGAGGTGGTCGACCGCTCGAACCCCGGCGAAGGGCTCACCCGCGTCGAGTTCGCGGTCGGCCCGCCGGCCGTCGACCGCCGTGCCGAGGTGCGACGCGCGACCCTCGGCGCGGCGCGCGAACTCGGGACGAGGATCGCCGCGCTCGACGACGCCGTCGCCGACCTCCGGGCCGAGCGCGACCAACTGGCCACGGAGTGCGAGCGATACAAGACCGAGGTGCTCGACGCCCGCCTCGCCGGTCTCCCGACGGTCGACCGCGACGGTGCCGTGTGGACGGTCGGCACCGTCGCCGACTTCGGGCCGAACGAGGTCGGCGACGCGGTCCAGGAGCGAGTCGGCGAGCGGAGCGATGTCGTCGCGGTTGTCGGCGAGGGCGGCGCGCCCTTCGTCGCCGTCGCGACGGCGGGAGAGGCGAGCGCCGACGCTGGCGATATCGTCGACGCCGTGACGGGGGCGTTCGGCGGTGGCGGTGGTGGTGGGCCGTCGTTCGCTCAGGGTGGCGGCCTCGATGCCGACGCCGACACCGTCGTCGCCGCACTTCGCGAAAACAAGGTGTGA
- a CDS encoding helix-turn-helix domain-containing protein: MAKYSTGSGGGDGDGDACELCGYETSNLKQANVAGASLLVCSDCAPHDDTDGRGGAGSDSRSGSGGSRTDADEPNRRKRAAQNTARVHDAAQSNTKHWEEEGTDYESDRLPYLVSDYGDRVEDARQAAGLTVEELAADLEADEDDVLALEQGRAARAGVGGSVVRAVEKRLDVTLVDE; this comes from the coding sequence ATGGCGAAATACTCTACCGGATCGGGCGGCGGTGACGGCGACGGCGACGCCTGCGAACTCTGCGGGTACGAAACGTCGAACCTGAAGCAGGCGAACGTCGCGGGCGCAAGTCTCCTGGTCTGTTCGGACTGTGCGCCACACGACGACACGGATGGGCGCGGCGGCGCTGGCTCCGACTCGCGGTCCGGGTCCGGCGGGTCCCGAACCGACGCTGACGAACCAAACCGCCGCAAGCGAGCGGCCCAAAATACTGCCCGCGTTCACGACGCGGCCCAGAGCAACACCAAGCATTGGGAGGAGGAGGGGACTGACTACGAATCCGACCGGCTGCCCTATCTCGTCTCCGACTACGGCGACCGCGTCGAAGACGCGCGACAGGCGGCGGGACTCACCGTCGAGGAACTCGCCGCCGACCTCGAAGCCGACGAGGACGATGTCCTCGCGCTCGAACAGGGGCGTGCGGCGCGGGCCGGCGTCGGCGGATCGGTCGTCCGCGCCGTCGAGAAGCGCCTCGACGTGACCCTCGTCGACGAGTGA
- a CDS encoding VOC family protein: MFGTLDHVMMRVADLDASLKWYQSHLDYEEKDRWEAEGFTNVYLGPEGMHEEGAMLELTSNHGDSPDEMGDAWGHIAVRVEDVYDAYAELMDAGVEDYRDPDSCGGSYAFVKDPDGHEVEIVERDHGARWSLDHTMIRVEDADEALGFWTRKFEHVPTGRWEADTFANYFTKPADAPPEAMAVELTYNYDGRRYELGDAWGHLCVRVDDLHDDWEQLMVREAPDYRDPASCDDRYAFTTDQDGHEIELLEREGLAPPLFPE, translated from the coding sequence ATGTTCGGTACGCTCGATCACGTGATGATGCGGGTCGCCGATCTCGACGCGTCGCTAAAGTGGTACCAGTCACACCTCGACTACGAGGAGAAAGACCGCTGGGAGGCCGAGGGCTTCACCAACGTCTATCTCGGCCCCGAGGGGATGCACGAGGAGGGCGCCATGTTGGAACTCACGTCCAACCACGGCGACAGCCCGGACGAGATGGGCGACGCCTGGGGCCACATCGCCGTCCGCGTCGAGGATGTCTACGACGCCTACGCGGAACTGATGGACGCGGGCGTCGAGGACTACCGCGACCCCGACTCCTGTGGCGGGAGTTACGCGTTCGTGAAAGACCCCGACGGCCACGAGGTGGAGATCGTCGAGCGCGACCACGGCGCCCGGTGGAGCCTCGATCACACCATGATCCGCGTCGAGGACGCGGACGAGGCACTCGGCTTCTGGACCCGGAAGTTCGAACACGTCCCCACGGGCCGGTGGGAGGCCGACACCTTCGCGAACTATTTCACGAAACCCGCGGACGCGCCGCCGGAAGCGATGGCGGTCGAACTCACGTACAACTACGACGGCCGTCGGTACGAACTGGGCGACGCCTGGGGCCATCTCTGTGTGCGCGTCGACGACCTCCACGACGACTGGGAGCAACTGATGGTGCGGGAGGCGCCCGACTACCGCGATCCGGCCTCGTGTGACGACCGGTACGCGTTCACGACCGACCAGGACGGCCACGAAATCGAACTCCTTGAGCGGGAAGGGTTGGCGCCGCCGCTATTTCCGGAGTGA
- a CDS encoding TIGR04206 family protein — translation MPPARRVAVVLALLAVPWTVLAYDAGPTTLVFAWGLVNPAAPSVTTLAHFLGRYTTGLPSYILAWPLSVLCYVLALASAVVGAVADREDTRVTAGLLVCAGIAGLSVARGFALQPGRVAYPLGTAACWGVAWYVYARA, via the coding sequence GTGCCGCCGGCCCGTCGCGTCGCCGTCGTCCTCGCTCTCCTCGCCGTCCCGTGGACCGTCCTCGCCTACGACGCGGGGCCGACGACGCTCGTCTTCGCGTGGGGGCTCGTCAATCCCGCGGCGCCGTCGGTGACGACGCTCGCGCATTTCCTCGGCCGGTACACCACCGGCCTGCCGTCGTACATCCTCGCGTGGCCGCTCTCCGTGCTCTGTTATGTGCTCGCGCTCGCGAGCGCCGTCGTCGGGGCCGTCGCGGACCGCGAGGACACTCGCGTCACTGCCGGCCTCCTCGTCTGTGCCGGCATCGCGGGGCTGTCGGTCGCCCGCGGGTTCGCGCTCCAGCCCGGCCGCGTCGCGTACCCCCTCGGTACCGCCGCCTGCTGGGGCGTCGCGTGGTACGTCTACGCGCGGGCGTGA
- a CDS encoding OBG GTPase family GTP-binding protein produces the protein MGLEEEIEDLREEISDTPYNKSTEQHIGRLKAKLAEKKEKLEKQASSGGGQGYAVEKTGDATVGLVGFPSVGKSTLLNALTNAESEVGEYEFTTLDVNPGMLKHNGANIQILDVPGLIEGAAGGRGDGQAVLSVVRTTDLVVFVLSVFEIQQYDRLREELYANKVRLDTSPPNLSISKTGKGGLRVTKSDDVSLDEETIKSVLREHGYVNADVTIRGDCTIDELIDGIQDNREYLPSIVAVNKADLIDEDYLPTVKDDLREHGLDPEEVIFISAEEERGLDALKEEIWDALGLIRVYMDKPGRGVDYDEPLVLRRGNHTVDDALRNLGGTLDERFRFARVTGPSAKHDDQQVGRDHELEDEDVLRVVARK, from the coding sequence ATGGGTCTGGAGGAGGAGATCGAGGACCTCCGCGAGGAGATTTCCGACACGCCGTACAACAAGTCCACCGAACAGCATATCGGTCGGCTGAAGGCGAAACTCGCGGAGAAAAAGGAGAAACTCGAAAAGCAGGCCTCCTCTGGCGGCGGACAGGGGTACGCCGTCGAGAAGACGGGCGACGCCACCGTCGGTCTGGTCGGCTTTCCCAGCGTCGGCAAGTCGACGCTTCTCAACGCCCTCACGAACGCCGAGAGCGAAGTCGGCGAGTACGAGTTCACCACGCTCGACGTCAACCCCGGGATGCTCAAGCACAATGGCGCGAACATCCAGATTCTCGACGTGCCGGGGCTCATCGAGGGCGCAGCCGGCGGGCGCGGTGACGGGCAGGCGGTGCTGTCGGTCGTCCGCACCACCGACCTCGTCGTCTTCGTCCTCTCGGTGTTCGAGATTCAGCAGTACGACCGCCTGCGCGAGGAACTCTACGCCAACAAGGTGCGTCTCGACACCTCGCCACCGAACCTCTCCATCTCCAAGACGGGGAAGGGAGGGCTTCGCGTCACCAAATCGGACGACGTCAGCCTCGACGAGGAGACGATCAAGAGCGTCCTGCGCGAACACGGCTACGTCAACGCCGACGTGACCATCCGTGGCGACTGTACCATCGACGAACTCATCGACGGCATTCAGGACAACCGGGAGTATCTCCCCTCTATCGTCGCCGTCAACAAGGCCGACCTCATCGACGAGGACTACCTCCCGACGGTGAAAGACGACCTGCGCGAACACGGTCTCGACCCCGAGGAGGTCATCTTCATCAGCGCCGAGGAGGAGAGGGGTCTCGACGCCCTCAAGGAGGAAATCTGGGACGCGCTCGGTCTCATCCGGGTGTACATGGACAAGCCAGGTCGCGGCGTCGACTACGACGAACCGCTGGTCCTGCGGCGGGGCAACCACACCGTCGACGACGCCCTCCGGAACCTCGGCGGGACGCTCGACGAGCGCTTCCGCTTCGCCCGCGTCACCGGCCCGAGCGCGAAACACGACGACCAGCAGGTCGGCCGTGACCACGAACTCGAAGACGAGGACGTCCTCCGCGTCGTCGCGCGGAAGTAG
- a CDS encoding DUF7541 family protein, producing the protein MTEEPGLSDQYRMASPWPPFVAFGIPIAELGILFDVFAVAVGGLLLFCGSVTGMAREAGYVKTVWRPLVVFAALLLVVGGALAFTDIGLVTRGYAIITAGVLLALAGVGGELLVPRRTAA; encoded by the coding sequence ATGACCGAAGAACCGGGACTGAGCGACCAGTATCGGATGGCCAGCCCGTGGCCGCCGTTCGTCGCGTTCGGCATCCCCATCGCGGAGCTAGGCATCCTGTTCGACGTGTTCGCCGTCGCCGTCGGCGGACTCCTCCTGTTCTGTGGGAGCGTGACCGGGATGGCCCGGGAGGCGGGCTACGTGAAGACGGTATGGCGGCCGCTCGTCGTCTTCGCTGCCCTCTTGCTCGTCGTCGGAGGCGCCCTCGCGTTCACCGACATCGGCCTCGTGACGCGTGGCTACGCGATCATCACCGCGGGCGTCCTGCTCGCGCTAGCCGGCGTGGGCGGTGAACTGCTGGTGCCCCGGCGGACCGCCGCCTGA
- a CDS encoding DUF6684 family protein, giving the protein MATKVFDRDTLLDLTVNFIPLFIILFFIVGYAVYSPFGVDQVSRILQYVLLVAPFVLLAILTYLSGKAIATTEKTDPVYLPGGATVEGAEPIEEHEE; this is encoded by the coding sequence ATGGCGACGAAAGTGTTCGATCGGGACACCCTCCTCGATCTGACGGTGAACTTCATCCCGCTGTTCATCATCCTCTTTTTCATCGTCGGATACGCCGTCTACAGCCCCTTCGGCGTGGATCAGGTGTCGCGCATCCTCCAGTACGTGCTGCTGGTCGCACCGTTCGTGCTCCTGGCGATCCTGACGTACCTGTCGGGGAAAGCCATCGCGACGACGGAGAAAACCGATCCGGTGTACCTGCCAGGCGGGGCCACCGTCGAGGGCGCCGAACCGATCGAAGAACACGAGGAGTGA
- a CDS encoding cbb3-type cytochrome c oxidase subunit I — translation MGLFLVIIAAWLARIEDWRSYTPLGSGGAAGKSGHVSQEKPAGISRWLTTVDHKDIGMLYGVYGVIAFVVGGLMIMIMRIELLDPEMTLISNTFYNSLLTSHGITMLFLFGTPIIAAFSNYLIPLLIGADDMAFPRINAIAFWLLPPGALLIWAGFFPLGDVIPAQTAWTLYTPLSAGVGGGNQANAGVDLMILGLHLTGVSATMGSINFIATILTERAEEVTWANLDIFSWTILTQSGLILFAFPLLGSALVMLLLDRNLGTSFFAIEAGGTMLWQHLFWFFGHPEVYILVLPPMGIVSYVLPRFSGRRLFGFKFVVYSTLAIGVLSFGVWAHHMFATGMDPRLRASFMAVSLAIAIPSAVKTFNWITTMWNGKLRLTTPMLFCIGFVSNFILGGVTGVFNASIPVDLVLHDTYYVVGHFHYIVMGAIAFAGFAGLYYWFPMVSGRMYQRRLGKWHFWLWMIGSNITFLAMLVLGYGGMPRRYATYLPQFATAHQAATLGAVLMFVGGLIWAYNFVTSWIEGPKVQDGDPWNLREDGMYTNEWQWFENQQETALADGGDETAADD, via the coding sequence ATGGGGCTCTTCCTCGTGATCATCGCCGCGTGGCTCGCGCGGATCGAAGACTGGCGGTCGTACACACCACTCGGGAGTGGCGGGGCGGCCGGCAAGTCTGGGCACGTCTCACAGGAGAAGCCGGCCGGCATCAGTCGCTGGCTGACGACGGTCGACCACAAAGACATCGGGATGCTGTACGGCGTCTACGGCGTGATCGCCTTCGTCGTCGGCGGATTGATGATCATGATCATGCGGATCGAACTGCTCGATCCGGAGATGACGCTGATCTCGAACACGTTCTACAACTCGCTGCTGACGAGCCACGGCATCACGATGCTGTTCCTGTTCGGGACGCCCATCATCGCGGCGTTCTCGAACTACCTCATTCCGCTGTTGATCGGGGCGGACGACATGGCGTTCCCCCGGATCAACGCCATCGCGTTCTGGCTGCTACCGCCGGGCGCGCTCCTCATCTGGGCGGGCTTTTTCCCGCTCGGCGACGTGATCCCCGCCCAGACCGCCTGGACGCTCTACACGCCGCTTTCGGCGGGCGTTGGTGGTGGCAATCAGGCCAACGCCGGAGTCGACCTCATGATCCTCGGCCTCCACCTCACCGGCGTCTCGGCGACGATGGGGTCGATCAACTTCATCGCGACCATCCTCACCGAACGCGCCGAGGAAGTCACCTGGGCCAACCTCGACATCTTCTCGTGGACCATCCTCACCCAGTCCGGCCTCATCCTCTTCGCCTTCCCCCTGCTCGGGAGCGCACTCGTCATGCTCCTGCTGGACCGCAACCTCGGAACCAGCTTCTTCGCGATCGAGGCCGGGGGCACCATGCTCTGGCAACACCTGTTCTGGTTCTTCGGACACCCCGAAGTCTACATCCTCGTGTTGCCTCCGATGGGCATCGTCAGCTACGTCCTGCCGCGCTTCTCCGGCCGGCGGCTGTTCGGGTTCAAGTTCGTCGTCTACTCCACGCTCGCCATCGGCGTGCTCTCCTTTGGCGTCTGGGCCCACCACATGTTCGCCACCGGCATGGACCCACGCCTGCGCGCCTCGTTCATGGCCGTCTCGCTCGCCATCGCCATCCCGTCGGCCGTCAAGACGTTCAACTGGATCACGACGATGTGGAACGGGAAGCTCCGCCTGACGACGCCGATGCTGTTCTGTATCGGCTTCGTCTCGAACTTCATCCTCGGCGGTGTGACCGGCGTGTTCAACGCGTCCATCCCGGTCGACCTCGTGCTCCACGACACGTACTACGTCGTCGGGCACTTCCACTACATCGTCATGGGCGCCATCGCCTTCGCCGGCTTCGCCGGGCTCTACTACTGGTTCCCCATGGTCTCCGGCCGGATGTACCAGCGCCGCCTCGGCAAGTGGCACTTCTGGCTCTGGATGATCGGCTCGAACATCACGTTCCTCGCGATGCTCGTGCTCGGGTACGGCGGCATGCCTCGACGGTACGCCACCTACCTGCCGCAGTTCGCGACGGCCCACCAGGCGGCGACGCTCGGTGCCGTGCTGATGTTCGTCGGTGGACTCATCTGGGCGTACAACTTCGTCACCTCGTGGATCGAAGGGCCGAAAGTCCAGGACGGCGATCCCTGGAACCTCCGCGAGGACGGCATGTACACCAACGAATGGCAGTGGTTCGAGAACCAGCAGGAGACGGCGCTCGCGGACGGCGGCGACGAGACTGCCGCCGACGACTGA
- a CDS encoding DUF7520 family protein, with the protein MTDSRLDGRRFVLGLYAVVIGIAGLLGLILGEYVRMGSGPRLFFLIPLPSNGLGFAVFGMVTVAAGLGLPLALVVYVSQQADAVE; encoded by the coding sequence GTGACCGACTCCCGTCTCGACGGTCGTCGCTTCGTGTTGGGGCTCTACGCCGTCGTCATCGGTATCGCAGGGCTGCTCGGCCTCATCCTCGGCGAGTACGTCCGTATGGGTAGCGGACCGCGGCTGTTCTTTCTGATTCCCCTTCCGTCGAACGGTCTCGGGTTCGCCGTGTTCGGGATGGTGACCGTCGCCGCCGGCCTGGGACTCCCGCTCGCGCTCGTCGTCTACGTCTCACAGCAGGCGGACGCAGTAGAGTAA
- a CDS encoding universal stress protein, whose translation MYHVIIGVDDNEERAVACARAVAELPGAESGARVTLIHSFTDNPSGASATQLGSVRDATELLEEHDIEVSVTESSGDPAEQILDVAETEDADLIVVAGRKRSPTGKALFGSVTQSVILNTDRPVMVAGSPDQ comes from the coding sequence ATGTATCACGTCATTATCGGCGTCGACGACAACGAGGAGCGGGCAGTCGCCTGTGCGCGCGCCGTCGCGGAGCTTCCGGGGGCCGAATCGGGCGCACGCGTCACACTCATTCACAGCTTCACCGACAACCCGAGCGGGGCGTCGGCGACCCAACTCGGCTCCGTACGTGACGCGACGGAGCTACTCGAAGAGCACGACATCGAGGTGTCGGTGACGGAGTCGAGCGGCGACCCCGCCGAGCAGATCCTCGACGTCGCGGAGACGGAGGACGCCGACCTCATCGTCGTCGCCGGACGGAAACGGTCGCCGACGGGCAAGGCGCTGTTCGGCAGCGTCACCCAGTCGGTGATCCTGAACACGGACCGCCCGGTGATGGTCGCCGGTAGCCCCGATCAGTAA
- a CDS encoding thioredoxin family protein, protein MAGPSEAALEAALDRLLETDAVAERDGGTLVTTPAFESARRVYRDSYASVGDDAFRQTVADVFGVDEATAAERIDDGAITRDDLIAYLALQSFLDTADEPLAAMASLVVELSPASPVPDSLTELDDEEWRAFLDDHPDAVVTVWRHDCAPCESLKEDLDSLRDALPESVALAGVDGESVPAFRQEFEVDTAPAVCCFVGGTLDAVVTGRQSPETYAEQFDGCY, encoded by the coding sequence ATGGCCGGCCCATCGGAAGCAGCCCTCGAGGCCGCCCTCGACCGCCTGCTCGAAACCGACGCCGTCGCAGAACGCGACGGCGGGACGCTCGTCACGACGCCCGCATTCGAATCGGCGCGCCGGGTGTACCGCGACTCCTACGCCAGCGTCGGCGACGACGCCTTCCGGCAGACGGTCGCGGACGTGTTCGGCGTCGACGAGGCGACGGCCGCCGAGCGGATCGATGACGGGGCGATCACCCGCGACGACCTGATCGCCTACCTCGCGCTCCAGTCGTTTCTCGACACCGCGGACGAACCGCTCGCGGCGATGGCGTCGCTGGTCGTCGAGCTCTCTCCCGCGTCGCCGGTGCCCGACTCGCTCACCGAACTCGACGACGAGGAGTGGCGGGCGTTTCTCGACGACCATCCCGACGCCGTCGTGACGGTGTGGCGTCACGACTGTGCGCCCTGTGAATCGCTGAAAGAAGACCTGGATTCCCTGCGCGACGCGCTTCCCGAATCGGTCGCCCTCGCGGGCGTCGACGGCGAGTCCGTCCCCGCGTTCCGCCAGGAGTTCGAGGTGGATACTGCGCCCGCGGTCTGCTGTTTCGTCGGCGGGACGCTCGACGCCGTGGTGACCGGTCGGCAGTCACCCGAGACGTACGCCGAGCAGTTCGACGGCTGTTACTGA
- a CDS encoding ABC transporter ATP-binding protein, whose protein sequence is MSLLDVDHIDAYYGESHILRDLSMTVEEGEICTLLGRNGAGKTTTLRSIAGADPPTVRSGSVQFKDQDITGMEADDVAMQGISLVPEERRVFPNLTVAENLKIAEVSRNASNTWRRPRTSTGQSMSTEQVYEDFPRLSERKTQKAGTLSGGEQQMLAIARALKQSTDLLLLDEPYEGLAPKIVEDVEAAIERINDQGVTILLVEQNAAAAIKIADRAYVVDQGAVVFDGTADELRDDDETRERYLGV, encoded by the coding sequence GTGAGTCTGCTCGACGTCGACCACATCGACGCCTACTACGGCGAGAGTCACATCCTGCGCGACCTCTCGATGACCGTCGAGGAGGGTGAAATCTGCACCCTCCTCGGTCGCAACGGGGCTGGCAAGACCACGACGCTCCGCTCCATCGCCGGCGCCGATCCGCCAACCGTTCGCAGCGGGTCGGTCCAGTTCAAAGACCAGGATATCACCGGGATGGAAGCCGACGATGTCGCCATGCAGGGCATCTCGCTGGTGCCCGAGGAGCGGCGCGTCTTCCCCAACCTCACCGTCGCGGAGAACCTCAAAATCGCGGAGGTGTCGCGCAACGCCTCGAACACCTGGCGGCGCCCGCGCACGTCGACCGGTCAGTCCATGTCCACCGAGCAGGTGTACGAGGACTTCCCTCGCCTCAGCGAGCGCAAGACACAGAAGGCGGGGACGCTCTCGGGTGGCGAACAACAGATGCTCGCCATCGCCCGCGCGCTCAAACAGAGCACTGACCTCCTCCTCCTCGACGAACCGTACGAGGGCCTCGCCCCGAAGATCGTCGAGGACGTGGAGGCAGCGATCGAGCGTATCAACGACCAGGGCGTGACGATCCTCCTCGTCGAACAGAACGCCGCGGCCGCGATCAAGATCGCGGACCGAGCGTACGTCGTCGACCAGGGAGCCGTCGTCTTCGACGGAACGGCCGACGAGCTCCGCGACGACGACGAGACCCGCGAGCGGTACCTGGGTGTCTGA
- a CDS encoding ABC transporter ATP-binding protein, with product MALLETEDLVKEFGGLVATDDVNLTVNEGERVSIIGPNGAGKSTLINLITRRLDPTAGDIRFKGESIVNRDPHEVVQMGISKSFQTASIFSDLTVRENAEIAALAAEHGSFGFKFLEHRDSLSGVHQVAADTLDAVGLLDQADRTASDLPYGDKRRLEIGIALAAEPDLLLMDEPTAGMSPEETEATVDLVEEVKRELGLTFVLIEHDMEIVFSISDRIVVLNRGQIIAEGTPEEIRGDSDVQEAYLGGVDL from the coding sequence ATGGCGCTGCTCGAAACCGAGGACCTCGTCAAGGAGTTCGGCGGCCTCGTCGCCACCGACGACGTGAACCTCACCGTCAACGAGGGCGAACGCGTCTCCATCATCGGCCCGAACGGCGCCGGCAAGTCGACGCTCATCAACCTCATCACGCGCCGTCTCGATCCGACGGCGGGCGACATCCGATTCAAGGGCGAATCCATCGTCAACCGCGACCCCCACGAGGTCGTTCAGATGGGGATCAGCAAGTCGTTCCAGACGGCGTCCATCTTCTCGGATCTCACGGTTCGAGAGAACGCCGAAATCGCGGCGCTGGCCGCCGAGCACGGCTCGTTCGGGTTCAAGTTTCTCGAACACCGCGACAGCCTCTCGGGCGTCCACCAGGTCGCGGCCGACACTCTCGACGCCGTCGGACTGCTTGATCAGGCCGACCGTACCGCATCCGACCTACCGTACGGCGACAAGCGTCGCCTCGAAATCGGTATCGCGCTGGCGGCCGAACCCGACCTCCTGCTGATGGACGAACCGACGGCGGGGATGTCGCCCGAGGAGACGGAGGCGACAGTGGACCTCGTCGAGGAAGTCAAACGCGAACTCGGTCTCACGTTCGTCCTCATCGAACACGACATGGAAATCGTCTTCAGTATTTCCGATCGCATCGTCGTGCTCAACCGCGGCCAGATCATCGCGGAGGGGACGCCGGAGGAGATACGCGGCGACTCCGACGTGCAGGAGGCGTATCTCGGAGGTGTCGACCTGTGA